The Haladaptatus sp. R4 DNA segment AACACGCGAACCTCCCCCCATCCGGAAATTCCCTCGTCGGTGTCCACCCGAACGAGGACGCGGTCCATGTCCGTCAACGAGTTGTGATTCGTGACGTAGGGTCCGATGCCACCGTCTTCGAACGGGACGAGCGGGACGTTGACGACGACCGCTTCGATATCCGTGATCTTCATGGAGAGGAAATCATCACCGCGTGAGTCTGTGAGGGTTCGTTCCCGGACGCGTCGGCCCAACCGACGCGTTCCGTATTCGGATACTGGTATGCCATAGAATATCTCTCATAGCCGGTGATGATAAATCCGTATCATCGGACTACGCGTCGGTAAATATGGCAAACATATTAATATATAGCCAACAGCCGTTAATTTAATTAATTACGACCTTCGAATCTCAACTGGATCATGAAACCCAATCGACGGCGGTTCCTGAAAGGTGCGAGTGTCGCCGGACTCACCACGATGAGTGGTTTGGCGTTCAGCGGCACGACGACTGCCGCGTCCTACACGATAGACAGCGACCTTCGGCAGACCGTCGGAATCTCCGGTAGCCAGCTCGACTCGGCGGTCGATTCGGTGTCGCCGGGGAGTCCGCTCGTCGGGCTCGGCGACACGTGGGTCGACGTCCAGAACAATCGAAACATCAACGCGGTGTACATGGCGGCCCACGCCGCGCTCGAATCGGCGTGGGGACGGAGCAACATCGCACAGGAGAAGAACAACATCTACGGCTTCAACGCACGGGACATCTGCCCGGCGGAGTGTGCCGACGGATACGCGTCGTTCGAACAGTGTGTCCGCCAAGTGATGGCGTACGTTGACGAGGAGTACCTCTCCACGGACGGGACGTACTACGAAGGTTCGACGCTGCGCGGCATGAACGTCCACTACGCGTCGGACGACCAGTGGGCGGAGAAGATCGCAGACATCATGAACGACATCGCCGCAGAGCTTCCCTCGGGCGGTGGCGGCGACGGCGGAAGCGGCGGCTTCGCCGACGGCGACCAAGTGGCACCGACGACGGCGTTGCACACCCGGAAACAGCCCGGTACGGACCAGACGGTCGTCGCAACGATCTCGGCTGGCGAGGTCGGCGAGATCATGAACGGTCCCATCGACAAGGACGGGTACACCTGGTGGGGCGTCCACTGGCTCGACCGCGGCGTGTGGGGCTGGTCGGTCGAACGCTACCTCACCGACGCATAGTACTCACAACTCACCGATTCTCATCCAGCAACAACGGCAACAACGGCAACAACGCAACAACGACACGAAAACTCGATCGACGATCCGCGATCAAGACCATCGGAACCGGCGCGGCAGGCATCGGCAT contains these protein-coding regions:
- a CDS encoding glucosaminidase domain-containing protein, with the translated sequence MKPNRRRFLKGASVAGLTTMSGLAFSGTTTAASYTIDSDLRQTVGISGSQLDSAVDSVSPGSPLVGLGDTWVDVQNNRNINAVYMAAHAALESAWGRSNIAQEKNNIYGFNARDICPAECADGYASFEQCVRQVMAYVDEEYLSTDGTYYEGSTLRGMNVHYASDDQWAEKIADIMNDIAAELPSGGGGDGGSGGFADGDQVAPTTALHTRKQPGTDQTVVATISAGEVGEIMNGPIDKDGYTWWGVHWLDRGVWGWSVERYLTDA